CGTACGGGAATAGAGACATCGACGCCGTGGCGCGGGAACTCGATCGGCAGTCGCTGGCGGAACGGGCCCGGATCGGTCAGCGGACCCGCCGCCGACTCGGCTGGCTCGCGGTCGTGTTCGTCGCTGGCTTCCTCACGAGTGTCTGGATTGCTGGCGTCCGGCCGGCCGATCCCGCCGCTGTGGGTCGGCTGTTCGTCCCGTCGGTGATCGTCGCCGGCGCGGTCTTTCAGACACTCGATTCGGCCGCCGGGATGGGGTTCGGGACCGCGCTCTCTCCGCTCCTGTTCTCGCTGAACTACGCGCCGCTGGAGGTTGTCCCGGCCCTCCTCGTCACCCAGAGTATAAGCGGCTTACTCGCCGGTGCGATGCACCACGAGTTCGAAAACGTCGAGTTCTCGATCCGGCCGCCACTGACCGACGCGACCCGTGCCGTGCTCGTGCTGACCGCAGGTGGCGTCGTCGGTGCCGTCCTGTCGATCCTGATCGCATACCTCGCGCTAGGGCTCCCCGGAACCGTGATCGAGGGGTACGTCGCCGTTCTCGTGATCGGCATGGGGGTAATCGGTGTCGCCAGACAGTATCTCCCGCGCTCGAACGTCTACCGCCCGCGCCGGCTGGTCGGGTTCGCCCTGCTGGCGGGCGTCAATCAGGGTATCTCCGGCGGTGGCTTCGGCCCCGTCGTGACGCTCGGGCAGATCTTCGCCGGTGTCTACGAGAAGACCGCGGCGGCGATCACCGCGCTCGCGGAAGGGCTGGTTTCGATCGTCGGAACGCTCCTGTACCTGACGCTGTTCGCAGTCGGCCTCTCCGTCGAGTTCGTGTTACTCCCCTCCCTGCTCGTCGGATCGGTTTTCGCCGCCGTCCTCGCACCGTACCTGGTCCGGGTTGTCCCTGGAAAACTGCTGGCGTATCTCATCCCCGTCTACGCCTTCGGGATCGGGCTTGTCGTGCTCTTGCAACTCGCGTGACCGTCACCTGTGGGTCGTAGGCGCGTTCAAATACGACTGTGGCGAATACGCTCCCGTTAACAGGCTCGTACTGACCGCGTACTAACGGATGACTGGCCCGACGCTCGGTGAAAGATGCGACTGGCCACCGACGGCTGGGACGAACGCCCCGCCGAGACCGGCAGTCGGTGTCGGTGCGGTCGGCTGCCGCCGCTGTGTCACCGATTGCGATGCCAGAGCCGTGCTCGATCCGGCGATCAACTTCGGTCGGCAGCCGTCCGCCAATGAAACGGCGTGCCCTCCTCCTTGCGATCGCAGTGACCGCCATCGGTGCGGGACTGTTGCTCGCCGGGCCCGGAACTGGCGACGCTGGAACGGTCGCCGATGACTGCGACGCGACCGATAGCACGACGACCCCCCGCGTCACACCGTCCCCGACC
This Halorientalis sp. IM1011 DNA region includes the following protein-coding sequences:
- a CDS encoding sulfite exporter TauE/SafE family protein: MSGGRITEIEDVEPAYGNRDIDAVARELDRQSLAERARIGQRTRRRLGWLAVVFVAGFLTSVWIAGVRPADPAAVGRLFVPSVIVAGAVFQTLDSAAGMGFGTALSPLLFSLNYAPLEVVPALLVTQSISGLLAGAMHHEFENVEFSIRPPLTDATRAVLVLTAGGVVGAVLSILIAYLALGLPGTVIEGYVAVLVIGMGVIGVARQYLPRSNVYRPRRLVGFALLAGVNQGISGGGFGPVVTLGQIFAGVYEKTAAAITALAEGLVSIVGTLLYLTLFAVGLSVEFVLLPSLLVGSVFAAVLAPYLVRVVPGKLLAYLIPVYAFGIGLVVLLQLA